The sequence below is a genomic window from Acetivibrio clariflavus DSM 19732.
GTGGTCTGAGGGTCAAGAGCAGAGGTTGCCTCATCGCTTAGCAAGAGATTCGGACGGTTAACTAACGCCCGGGCAATTCCTACACGTTGCTTCTGACCTCCGGATAATCCTCCCGGGTAAGCATTCAGCTTATCGGATAAACCAACAAGCTCGGCTGTTTCAAAGACTCTGCGGCGAATTTCCGCTTTCGGGATTTTGCTTATTTCCAGCGGGTAGGATATGTTATGATAAACGGTTTTGGCTTCGAACAGATTAAAGGTTTGAAAAATCATGCCAATCTTTTTTCTCTCTTGCAGCAATTGCTTTTTTGAAAGGCTGAGTATTTCAACACCTCCCACTTTGATACTGCCTGAATCCGGCGTTTCAAGTCTGTTGATGCATCGGGCAAGTGTGGATTTTCCTGCCCCGCTGAATCCTATAATCCCAAATATCTCACCCTTCCGCACCGTTAAATTAACTCCCTTGAGTACTTGAAGCGGGCCGTTACGTGTGCGGAAGGTTTTATGTAGGCCTGAAATCTGAATATAATCATCCATAACACCCATTTCGCACAGCATCACTTCTGACTTCTGTGCCTCTCCTTTCTGCTGAAATTATAAAAACATCATATCAAGTTATTAAATGATGTTTTTGATGAAACTGCTAAATTCTCTGTCTACCCCAAATAACAGAAAAGCAGCCGGGATAACTCCAATCCCGACTGCAGAAAAGCGCAGAAGGATAGATTTATCCACCAGTAGGAAATATGGGCATACAAATAACCCCCATACTCATACTACAGTTCATATCATTATTTAGCTTAAGGCAAATTGTATTTTTCATATTGTGCATCCTTTCTTTCAAAATACCCCAGACCAAAAACATATTATTCATATATAAATGATATGTTATTAATCATATATAAATTATATGAATTAAGGGTAAAAAAGTCAATAAAAAATTTGGCCAATTCACAAATTTTTGTTGAATTAGCCAAAAAATTGTTCTTATCAAATGTAGAACATCAAAGTATTATAGTTCTTATAATTTTCTGCTTCTATAACCAAGTCTGCAATCGTAATTGTACTGAGAGTTTGTCTGACGTTTTTATCCAAAACATTAAAAACCGACAACCGGAGGGCTTGTTCGATATCAGGGGCTTTATCTGAAACTGTTTCCTGTGCTTGCTCAAATAATGATACTTCGACGGACATTAATACATCCAGTACGGTTATTTGGCTTGGTGTTCTTGCTAACTGATAGCCGCCCTGAGTACCTTTAGTAGAATTAACAATTTTTGCTTTTTTCAATAAGGAAAATACCTGCTCCAGATAAATTTTAGATATTCCCAGTTTTTCAGAAATGCTAATCACCGTAATATATTCTCCGCTGTTATATTGCTGTGCCATACTGATAACTGCTGCCAGGGCATATCGTCCTTTTGCCGATATTCTCATCCTTATCACTCATTTCATATATAAATAGTATGTAATTATGATAAAGAGAAAAATTTGTATTGTCAATAGACCATCATTTATATCCCGATCCTTTCGTAAAAACAGGATCTGATGCTTACCTAATAATCCATTTCAATTAATACATAGTATTCATATAAGTTTATTAAAAAACACTTGACATTGAATATAGATAAGTGTAATATTTTTTAACATAGCAAACATATATGATTTATATGAAAAGAGATGGTTGTTATGGACTTACATATTAGAGAAGCGAATATATCTGACAGTGCGTTGGTGCTTTCGTTCATTAAAGAACTTGCAGAATTTGAGGGAATGGAAAAAGAGGTTACAACGACTGAAGCAGAGCTTCGGGAATCCCTTTTTCAAAAAAGACAGGCAAATGTTTTAATAGCCGAAGTTGACGGTAATCCTGCAGCCTTTGCACTGTTTTATCCCGTATATTCGACCTTCTCCGGACGACAAAACCTCTTTTTAGAAGACCTGTTTGTGAAAGAAGAATACCGAGGTAAAGGTATTGGTAAAGCACTTATGAAACAGCTTGCAAAGAAAGCTTTACAAATGGGTGCGAAACGTCTTGATTGGTATGTACTTGAGAACAATAAAAGCGGCTCAAAGTTTTATAATAAGCTGGGTGCAGTTCCCCTTTTAGACCGGCGTACATATCGAATGAATGCAAAAAGTTTGGAATCTTTAGCAAACGGAGTGATGACAAATGTCAAAAATAAATTTATCCCTTCCGGAAGTACAGATAAGGGAAATTCGAATTAACTCAATAACAGGTTATCAAGGAGATGCTAAGGAACTGGTAGAAGCCCGCGAATTCGGCTTGAAGGATAAAGAACGTTCCTTCAGTCAATGTCTGGGCTGTGCTACCTCAAAAGCGGCTTGTATGACTGTGTTAATTCAGGATGGAGCTGTCATCAGCCATGGACCGGTGGGCTGTGCTTCCTGTTTGCATGAATTCGCCTTTACCTATCGAGTGAATTATCCTTTGCGCGGTATTGAACGCCCCACACCACGCCGTATCTTTTCCACCAATCTAAAAGAAAAGGATACTGTTTACGGAGGAAATATAAAGCTTGCCGATACCATTCGTGAGGTATATGAACGAACTAAGGCCAACGCTATTTTTGTATTGACCACATGTGCTGCCGGAATTATCGGCGATGATGTGGAGAGCGTTTGCAACGAAGCCGAGGAAGAGTTGGGAATACCGGTAGTAGCCATCTTTTGCGAAGGTTTTCGTTCCAAAGTATGGACTACAGGTTTTGACGCAGCTTATCACGGCATTGCACGTAAATTGATTCAAAAACCCCGGAAGCGTCGGAATGACATGATTAATGTAATCAATTTCTGGGGCAGCGATGTGTTTTCCGAATGGTTTGCTCCCTTTGGAGCAAAACCCAATTACATAACCCCTTTTTCTACAGTAAACGGATTAAAATATGCCAGTGAGGCTGTTGCCACTGTCCAGGCTTGTTCCACGCTGGGCAGCTACCTGGGAGCAGTGCTGGAACAGGATTTTGGTGTTCCTGAAATTCCTGCCGCACCGCCCTATGGTATTGCACAGACGGATAGATGGTTCCGGGCGTTGGGAAAGGTCCTTGGCAAAGAAGAAATTGCTGAAAAAATTATTGCAGAAAAAAGGAAAGAGTATTTGCCCAAAATCGAAGCCCTTCGGGAAAAACTGGCCGGAAAAACAGCTTATGTAACAGCGGGTGCAGCCCATGGTCATGCATTGCTGGATGTATTGGGAGAACTTGGCATGAAAGCGGTCGGTGCAGCGATTTTCCATCACGACCCCATCTATGACAGCGGTCGTCAGGAAAACGACCAACTGGCACAGCGTGTAGCTGATTATGGAAATGTTTTTAACTACAATGTTTGCAACAAGCAGGAATTTGAACTGGTCAATGCCTTAAACCGTATCCGTCCCGATGTATTGCTGGCCCGGCATGGCGGCATGACACTCTGGGGAGCAAAACTGGGTATTCCATCACTGCTGATTGGCGATGAACATTACTCCATGGGTTATGAAGGTCTGGTCAATTATGGCGAGCGAATTTTAGAAGTTATAGAAAACGATGAATTTGTGAAGAATCTCGAAAAACATGCCATTAATCCTTACACCAAATGGTGGCTTGAGCAACCGCCGTATTATTTCCTGGAAGGAGGTGCCGGTAAATGAGTAGATCAGGAATGATTGAACAAGAACGTTTTACCTGTGCAATCGGTGCTCTACAAACAGTGGTAGCCATTCCGCGGGCCGTGCCGATTCTTCATTCCGGTCCCGGCTGCGGCGAGATGATTGCCGGATTTTTTGAACGGTCAACGGGATACGCCGGTGGATCCACTTCTCCCTGCACAAATTTTAGCGAAAAAGAAGTTGTGTTTGGCGGAATCAACAGGCTAAGGGATATTATAGAAAACACCTACAAAGTATTGGATACGGATTTACAGGTGGTATTGACCGGCTGCACCGCCGGTATTGTCGGAGACGATGTTAAAAGTCTGGTTTCTGAATTCGCCCAGAAGGGAAAGCCTATTGTATCCGTGGAAACCGAAGGATTTAAAGCCACCAATTTTGAAGCTCACAGCCTTGTGGTTAATGCCATTATCGATCAGTATGTAAGCCTGTTTGAAGAGAAAAATAAGCCAAAGTCGCAGAAAAACACGGTGAACCTTATAGCTTCCATCCCGTATCAGGATCCGTTCTGGAAGGGTAATCTGGCGGAATACAAGCGTCTGCTTGCCGGTATTGGTCTTAAAGCCAATGTTTTATTCGGACCGCAGTCGGGTGGGGTAAAAGAGTGGCAGTCAATGCCGACAGCACTTTTCAATATTTTGGTTTCACCATGGTACGGCAAACCCATTGCTGACCACCTCAAATCCAAATACGGGCAGGAATATATATGGTTTCATCACATTCCTATTGGAGCCAATCAAACGGAGGCGTTCCTTAATCAGGTTGTGGATTTTGCCATTGAGCAAGGAGCCGATATTGACAAGGCAGCAGCCCAGGAGTTTATCCGGCATGAGTCCTATGCTTACTATGAAGAAATTGATAACCTTGCTACCTTCCTTTTGGAGTTTCGTTACGGTCTTCCCAACCATGTTCATATTCTACATGACGCTGGATATGTCGTTGCACTGTCTAAGTTTTTACTGCACGAGGTGGGAATTGTACCAAAGGAACAATTTGTTACAGATGCTACACCGGAAGAATTTCATGAAGCCATTCGGGCCGATTTGAAAAGCACCAGCAATAAACGGGAAATTCCGCTTTATTTTGAACCCGATGCGGGAAAGGCACAGGAAATTCTCCGAAAAATCCGTCATAACGGCAGGGGACTTATAATAGGTTCGGGATGGGATAAGGAACTTGCAAAGGAAAAGGGCTATGATTTTCTTTCAGCTGCTGTACCTTCTCCTTACCGGTTAATCATGACAACTAATTACGCAGGATTTACAGGAGGACTTCGGGTTATAGAGGACATCTATCAGATGGTTCTTTCAACCTATGCATAAGGAGAGCGGCCGTATGGGTTATCGAATTGGTCAACACTAGGAGTTAGAACAGGGGACGGTTCGAAACCACTGAAAAACACCAAATAAAAAATGTAAAACATTCAATATATTTCAACAAATATATAGTAAAAAACCTCCTTCAATGGTATAATGGAATCACGCAAAACCAACACCACAAAGGAGGTTTTTTAAATGCTAAAAGATAAAAATAATCAATTAAGCATCTATTCAATATTATACAATAAAATTCCAGAAAATCATATACTTAAATTAATAAATAATGCAATTGATTTTAGTTTTATTAATAAACTACTCGAAAAGTCCTATTGTAAATATTATGGCAGACCTGCAAAAGAACCTGAACTTATGTTAAGGCTTTTAATTCTTCAATATTTGTACAACTTATCCGATGAACGTGTAATCGAGGAAGCTTCATTAAATCTGGCTTACTTATGGTTTCTTGGAATTAATCCTGAAGAAGAACTTCCCCATCCGAGTTTACTGGCAAAATTCAGAGTTCACAGGCTACAGGAAGTTACAATGGATGAAATAATAACGGAAGTAGTAAAACAGTGTGTAGAAAAAAATATAATTAAGTCTGGTGGAATTAGTATTGATTGTACACACACTCATGCCAATACTGTAAAAAAAGTACCCGAGAGGATATTAAAACATATTGCCAAAAAGATATTTAAAAATTTAGAAAAAGAGGCAGGAGAGATACCGGAAGAAATCAATACAAATATTCCAAACTATAAGGAAATAGCAGATCATAGAGAAGCAAAAACGACAATGAAGGCTTATGTGGAAGAAGTCATTGCGCAGGTTGAAGAAAAAATTGAAGGGGAAAAACATACGAAAACATACAAAGTTATAGAAAAAGCCCGTGAGATATTAGAAGACCCAAAATTTATAGAACAAAAGAGTATAAGGTCATTAGTAGACCAGGATGCAAGAGTAGGATATAAATCGAAAACAGAAAGTTTTTTTGGATATAAAACAGAGTATGCAATGACGACAAAAGAAAGGATAATAACGGCAGTAAGGGTATATAACGGTGCATACGTTGACGGTACAGGATTTGAAGAATTAATTGATTTGACAAAGGATAGCGGAATAGAAATAAAAGAGGTATATGGGGATAAAGCATATTTCAGGAAGCCAATTTTAGATGTAATAAAAGAAAACGGTGCTGAAGCGTACATACCGATTAGTGAAATGGTATACAAAATAGATGAGAGTAAATATGCGTATAATAAGGATTCGGACCAATGGTTTTGTGATTATGGGAATTATACCGTAGAGAAGCAGAGAAAGATAAGAAAAAGAGACGGTCGAGAATCATGGAAATATAAGTTTGATGTAGAAGGATGTCAAAAATGTCCAAAGAAAGATCAATGCTTCAAAATAGGGAAATCAAATACTCTAGAAATAAGTGTAAATATACCTGAATATTATGAATACAGCCAAAGAGCAAAAACGAAGGAATTTATAGAAAAATA
It includes:
- a CDS encoding nitrogenase component 1; the encoded protein is MSKINLSLPEVQIREIRINSITGYQGDAKELVEAREFGLKDKERSFSQCLGCATSKAACMTVLIQDGAVISHGPVGCASCLHEFAFTYRVNYPLRGIERPTPRRIFSTNLKEKDTVYGGNIKLADTIREVYERTKANAIFVLTTCAAGIIGDDVESVCNEAEEELGIPVVAIFCEGFRSKVWTTGFDAAYHGIARKLIQKPRKRRNDMINVINFWGSDVFSEWFAPFGAKPNYITPFSTVNGLKYASEAVATVQACSTLGSYLGAVLEQDFGVPEIPAAPPYGIAQTDRWFRALGKVLGKEEIAEKIIAEKRKEYLPKIEALREKLAGKTAYVTAGAAHGHALLDVLGELGMKAVGAAIFHHDPIYDSGRQENDQLAQRVADYGNVFNYNVCNKQEFELVNALNRIRPDVLLARHGGMTLWGAKLGIPSLLIGDEHYSMGYEGLVNYGERILEVIENDEFVKNLEKHAINPYTKWWLEQPPYYFLEGGAGK
- a CDS encoding GNAT family N-acetyltransferase, with amino-acid sequence MDLHIREANISDSALVLSFIKELAEFEGMEKEVTTTEAELRESLFQKRQANVLIAEVDGNPAAFALFYPVYSTFSGRQNLFLEDLFVKEEYRGKGIGKALMKQLAKKALQMGAKRLDWYVLENNKSGSKFYNKLGAVPLLDRRTYRMNAKSLESLANGVMTNVKNKFIPSGSTDKGNSN
- a CDS encoding IS1182 family transposase encodes the protein MLKDKNNQLSIYSILYNKIPENHILKLINNAIDFSFINKLLEKSYCKYYGRPAKEPELMLRLLILQYLYNLSDERVIEEASLNLAYLWFLGINPEEELPHPSLLAKFRVHRLQEVTMDEIITEVVKQCVEKNIIKSGGISIDCTHTHANTVKKVPERILKHIAKKIFKNLEKEAGEIPEEINTNIPNYKEIADHREAKTTMKAYVEEVIAQVEEKIEGEKHTKTYKVIEKAREILEDPKFIEQKSIRSLVDQDARVGYKSKTESFFGYKTEYAMTTKERIITAVRVYNGAYVDGTGFEELIDLTKDSGIEIKEVYGDKAYFRKPILDVIKENGAEAYIPISEMVYKIDESKYAYNKDSDQWFCDYGNYTVEKQRKIRKRDGRESWKYKFDVEGCQKCPKKDQCFKIGKSNTLEISVNIPEYYEYSQRAKTKEFIEKYKERASQEWKNGEMKRFHGLSRARGYGLRSMSMQSKLTALAVNLKRIAQLVSSLSKNNHYFLLLKIRIKCFRLYKTVKVA
- a CDS encoding RrF2 family transcriptional regulator — encoded protein: MRISAKGRYALAAVISMAQQYNSGEYITVISISEKLGISKIYLEQVFSLLKKAKIVNSTKGTQGGYQLARTPSQITVLDVLMSVEVSLFEQAQETVSDKAPDIEQALRLSVFNVLDKNVRQTLSTITIADLVIEAENYKNYNTLMFYI
- a CDS encoding nitrogenase component 1; amino-acid sequence: MSRSGMIEQERFTCAIGALQTVVAIPRAVPILHSGPGCGEMIAGFFERSTGYAGGSTSPCTNFSEKEVVFGGINRLRDIIENTYKVLDTDLQVVLTGCTAGIVGDDVKSLVSEFAQKGKPIVSVETEGFKATNFEAHSLVVNAIIDQYVSLFEEKNKPKSQKNTVNLIASIPYQDPFWKGNLAEYKRLLAGIGLKANVLFGPQSGGVKEWQSMPTALFNILVSPWYGKPIADHLKSKYGQEYIWFHHIPIGANQTEAFLNQVVDFAIEQGADIDKAAAQEFIRHESYAYYEEIDNLATFLLEFRYGLPNHVHILHDAGYVVALSKFLLHEVGIVPKEQFVTDATPEEFHEAIRADLKSTSNKREIPLYFEPDAGKAQEILRKIRHNGRGLIIGSGWDKELAKEKGYDFLSAAVPSPYRLIMTTNYAGFTGGLRVIEDIYQMVLSTYA
- a CDS encoding methionine ABC transporter ATP-binding protein, whose protein sequence is MDDYIQISGLHKTFRTRNGPLQVLKGVNLTVRKGEIFGIIGFSGAGKSTLARCINRLETPDSGSIKVGGVEILSLSKKQLLQERKKIGMIFQTFNLFEAKTVYHNISYPLEISKIPKAEIRRRVFETAELVGLSDKLNAYPGGLSGGQKQRVGIARALVNRPNLLLSDEATSALDPQTTLQILDLLKEINRATGITILMITHELDAIRYTCDRMAVLEDGKIIEVGSVREIFNNPLSRTGALFTKVFTEFQRVTEFDNGCGI